A single genomic interval of Stieleria maiorica harbors:
- the drmA gene encoding DISARM system helicase DrmA, with the protein MNKETHPEATQVRQSLLEALQLDLIGPSDSLGNTREVLPQTPSRWYLTGFLVPLDADEEQRSDPTSNDELDQAAEPAGLDDDETPEKPAARRSYLPSSMGISLLLPAGTDQLDATVAYGEYLRVEHEEGETGPQQWRRVPHSQTVLVDLGNKTTGNGVVPIPASRGVELVWSLRTVPDHEIDGGLPKGTRSLSLFVVNRRKPMSDELQDEGSIFQVSLEVRSNVSFVARPNLHSLQSDDWDECVADVQYRNAFEFAVGHSVSTESVVENGECRVVRSCWLPTAEVEKVAPSKIPGITLEMEALAILRDGADAQEQLGGFVTNYKTWIDKQKASVSSLSARRQVTANELLHRANIAANRIQSGIDLLGDSKYLEAFRIANRAMAAQGRRRLAQQLGKPPGEIIPAWRPFQLAFILMNLKGIAEPTSNDRGLVDLLFFPTGGGKTEAYLGLAAFTLVLRRLTHPGLSSAGLSVLMRYTLRLLTLDQLGRAAALICALELERQKDVEKLGEWPFEIGLWVGRAATPNRMGHKGDTDSQSARRKTIAFKNDDRKPSPIPLEECPWCGTKFNRTSFQLLPSADEPTDLRVTCANRRCDFSRGNNLPILSVDEPIYRRLPCFLIATVDKFAAMPWTGEVGGFFGRVNRVDSEGFYGPCTPVAGRPLPADRLPPPDLVIQDELHLISGPLGTIVGLYETALDELSAIEVDGQRVHPKIIASTATVRRAQSQIRALFNRRDVDVFPPPGPDVRDSFFARTHSTDESNARKYVGIAAQGRSPKVIMLRVYLALLSAAKKAYDEAGGNKTDANPADPYMTLLGYFNSLRELGGARRLIEDEVRTQLTGRGARKRVGESDGLFNDRTIAYEPVELTSRVTTDKVSEAKRRLEQPFKEKDHVDVAIATNMISVGLDITRLGLMVCFGQPKTSSEYIQATSRVGRDDNRPGLVITILNIHRPRDRSHYERFATFHESFYRSVEATSVTPFSPRALDRGLAGTLVALARQGHAPMTAPRGATEILNEYPRLDFAVKQLAQRAFDTHQNSSSEEARQLRLKVEERCKDLLDDWSKIAKELYDAGGALQYQTEVGSAQRLLYEFLNPELKNLPPRHKKFRANRSMRDVEPSVNLWLKTIDGIEIESEEESS; encoded by the coding sequence ATGAACAAAGAGACTCACCCCGAAGCGACCCAAGTTCGACAATCGCTGTTGGAGGCTCTTCAGCTCGATCTGATTGGGCCATCGGATTCACTCGGGAACACCAGAGAGGTTTTGCCGCAAACCCCGTCACGCTGGTACCTGACAGGGTTCCTCGTTCCGCTTGATGCGGACGAAGAGCAACGGTCGGATCCCACCAGCAATGACGAACTGGACCAAGCTGCCGAACCAGCAGGGCTGGATGACGACGAGACACCGGAGAAACCAGCCGCGCGACGGTCGTATCTTCCAAGCAGTATGGGGATCAGCCTGCTTCTACCGGCAGGTACTGATCAACTCGATGCAACGGTTGCCTACGGTGAATACCTACGTGTCGAGCATGAAGAGGGAGAAACTGGTCCGCAGCAGTGGCGACGCGTGCCACATAGCCAAACGGTTCTCGTCGACCTTGGAAATAAGACCACGGGGAACGGTGTGGTCCCAATCCCCGCAAGTCGCGGCGTGGAATTGGTCTGGTCGTTGCGGACCGTTCCCGATCATGAAATTGATGGCGGGCTGCCCAAAGGCACGCGAAGTCTTTCGCTGTTCGTCGTGAACCGTCGGAAGCCGATGTCTGACGAGTTGCAAGACGAAGGATCCATCTTCCAGGTCTCATTGGAGGTGCGGAGCAACGTGTCGTTCGTAGCACGGCCGAACCTCCACAGTTTGCAGAGCGACGATTGGGACGAGTGTGTCGCCGACGTCCAGTACCGCAATGCCTTCGAGTTCGCCGTCGGACACAGTGTTTCAACCGAATCCGTGGTCGAGAACGGCGAGTGCCGAGTCGTGCGATCCTGTTGGTTGCCGACCGCCGAAGTCGAGAAGGTCGCGCCGTCAAAGATCCCCGGCATCACCTTGGAAATGGAAGCCCTGGCAATTCTGCGAGATGGCGCAGACGCACAGGAGCAGCTGGGCGGGTTCGTCACGAACTATAAGACTTGGATCGATAAGCAAAAGGCGTCTGTTTCCAGTCTGTCAGCGCGGCGGCAGGTGACGGCAAACGAACTGCTTCATCGGGCCAATATCGCTGCCAACCGCATCCAGTCAGGGATCGATCTGCTTGGTGATTCCAAGTACCTGGAAGCCTTCCGGATCGCGAACCGGGCGATGGCGGCGCAGGGACGGCGACGCCTCGCTCAGCAGCTTGGAAAGCCTCCGGGCGAGATCATCCCGGCATGGCGACCATTCCAGCTCGCGTTCATCCTGATGAACCTCAAAGGGATCGCCGAGCCTACAAGTAACGATCGCGGACTCGTCGACTTGCTGTTCTTTCCAACCGGTGGCGGTAAAACAGAGGCCTATCTCGGACTCGCGGCGTTCACCCTTGTGCTGCGGCGATTGACTCACCCCGGGCTGTCGTCGGCCGGACTTAGCGTCCTAATGCGGTACACGCTTCGCCTGCTGACGCTTGACCAACTCGGCCGAGCAGCAGCCTTGATCTGTGCCTTGGAACTAGAACGCCAAAAGGATGTAGAGAAACTTGGCGAGTGGCCGTTTGAAATCGGGCTTTGGGTCGGCCGGGCGGCAACGCCGAACCGAATGGGCCACAAAGGGGACACGGACAGTCAGTCGGCCCGGCGAAAGACGATCGCATTCAAAAACGATGACCGAAAGCCATCGCCAATTCCACTGGAAGAGTGTCCCTGGTGCGGCACCAAGTTCAATCGGACGTCGTTCCAGTTGCTACCCAGCGCCGACGAGCCGACGGATCTTCGAGTCACGTGCGCAAACCGACGCTGCGACTTTTCACGTGGAAACAACCTGCCGATCCTTTCGGTCGACGAGCCAATCTATCGTCGGTTGCCCTGCTTCCTGATCGCGACGGTCGACAAATTCGCCGCGATGCCCTGGACAGGTGAGGTCGGCGGGTTCTTCGGACGCGTGAATCGAGTGGATTCCGAAGGCTTTTACGGCCCATGCACTCCTGTAGCGGGTCGACCGCTTCCCGCCGATCGACTGCCGCCTCCCGATCTGGTCATCCAGGACGAACTGCATCTGATTTCAGGCCCGCTGGGGACCATCGTCGGTTTGTACGAAACCGCCCTGGACGAATTGTCAGCAATCGAAGTTGACGGGCAACGCGTCCATCCCAAAATCATCGCGTCAACAGCAACGGTTCGACGGGCGCAAAGTCAGATCCGGGCGCTCTTTAATCGCCGCGATGTTGACGTGTTTCCACCGCCCGGGCCGGATGTTCGAGACTCTTTCTTCGCACGAACCCACTCGACGGATGAAAGTAACGCCCGCAAGTATGTCGGGATTGCGGCGCAAGGACGCAGTCCCAAGGTCATTATGCTTCGCGTGTATCTGGCTCTGCTCTCGGCGGCAAAGAAGGCTTACGACGAAGCCGGTGGCAACAAGACAGATGCGAATCCCGCGGATCCGTACATGACTTTGCTTGGCTACTTCAACAGCCTGCGGGAGCTGGGCGGTGCCCGACGGTTGATCGAGGATGAAGTCAGGACACAACTCACCGGCCGCGGAGCAAGGAAACGCGTCGGCGAGTCCGATGGCCTATTCAACGACCGCACGATCGCCTACGAGCCCGTGGAGCTTACCAGCCGTGTGACAACCGACAAGGTTTCCGAGGCAAAACGTCGGCTGGAGCAACCTTTCAAGGAGAAAGACCACGTCGACGTTGCCATCGCTACCAACATGATTTCCGTCGGACTGGACATCACCCGCCTGGGCCTGATGGTCTGTTTTGGGCAACCGAAGACCAGCTCCGAGTACATCCAGGCGACTAGCCGTGTCGGACGTGATGACAATCGCCCGGGTCTGGTGATCACGATTTTGAACATTCATCGGCCCCGCGATCGATCGCATTACGAACGGTTTGCGACATTCCATGAGTCGTTCTACCGCAGCGTCGAAGCGACCAGCGTTACCCCCTTCTCACCGCGGGCGCTCGATCGCGGACTAGCGGGCACCTTGGTCGCGCTTGCCCGCCAGGGACACGCGCCAATGACGGCACCGCGAGGGGCGACTGAAATCCTGAACGAGTACCCACGGCTCGACTTTGCGGTGAAGCAACTCGCCCAACGAGCTTTTGACACTCACCAGAATTCCTCCTCGGAAGAGGCCCGGCAGCTGCGGCTCAAGGTCGAAGAACGTTGCAAGGACCTGCTCGATGACTGGAGCAAGATCGCCAAGGAACTCTACGATGCCGGTGGCGCCCTTCAGTACCAGACAGAGGTAGGAAGTGCCCAGCGGCTTCTGTACGAGTTTCTGAATCCGGAACTCAAGAATCTGCCGCCGCGGCACAAGAAGTTTCGGGCGAACCGGTCCATGCGAGATGTTGAGCCGAGCGTCAACTTGTGGCTCAAGACGATCGATGGCATTGAAATCGAAAGTGAGGAGGAGTCGTCATGA